A portion of the Chloroflexota bacterium genome contains these proteins:
- a CDS encoding ATP-dependent helicase: protein MTEFTPRPAQEAILQYRHGTMGVSAVPGSGKTWTLSRLAADLIRSGALEENQEILIVTLTNSAVDNFAARIDGFLSEQATRPLLPYYRVRTLHGLAHDIVRERPELVGLDAAFQIIDEREADRIRKQVANAWLDEHPFELDEYLNHELDEGKLDWVRREKLPVLMQGIAMSFIRTAKDMQLAPNDVAQQLESLPLPLPLAEMGAAMYRDYQRALAYRGAVDFDDLIRLALMALHVDADLLARLQFQWPYILEDEAQDSSKLQQDILAQLAGPAMNWVRVGDPNQAIFESFTTANPKYLREFVAQADTRRDLPNSGRSTQSIMDLANYLIDWSQAEHPVEAVRNALAEPYIEPTPEGDPQPNPVDQPEAIHLVENKYSADAEIQAVADSLERWLPEHPEDTVAVLVPRNTRGFLLNDELRKRGIEPVDNLLRSSSSTRQTAGALGNILAYLSDPGAARKMATVYRVWRRAEREDADTWAIVEATAKILQGCARVEDFLAPAPGMDWLDSLRDELDPIELDQLNEFRSVLRHWQKTIELPIDQMILTLSQEIFTEPNDLAIAHKLAVLLRRLHTTNPEWNLPELTGELAVIAKNERRFLGFSDDDSGFDPEKYRGRVVIATVHKAKGLEWDRVYLMSVNNYDYPSGMAYDNYISERWFIRDSLNLEAETLAQLKVAFGTDAYAWYEASAPTEAARLEYVRERLRLLFVGITRARRELVITWNSGRNGEQQAAIPLVALQAFWEQQN, encoded by the coding sequence ATGACTGAATTCACCCCTCGACCTGCTCAAGAAGCCATCTTGCAATACCGCCACGGCACAATGGGCGTTTCGGCTGTTCCTGGCAGCGGCAAAACATGGACGCTCTCGCGCTTAGCCGCGGATTTAATTAGAAGTGGCGCGCTCGAAGAGAATCAGGAGATTCTAATCGTCACGCTGACCAACTCCGCCGTGGATAATTTCGCCGCCCGGATTGATGGCTTTCTCTCCGAACAAGCCACGCGTCCGCTGCTACCCTATTACCGCGTGCGCACCCTGCACGGGCTGGCGCATGATATTGTACGCGAGCGCCCCGAACTTGTCGGGCTGGATGCGGCTTTTCAAATTATCGACGAGCGCGAGGCCGACCGCATCCGCAAGCAGGTTGCCAACGCCTGGCTGGATGAGCATCCCTTTGAGCTGGATGAGTATCTCAACCACGAGTTAGACGAGGGCAAGCTGGATTGGGTGCGGCGTGAAAAACTGCCCGTCTTGATGCAGGGCATCGCCATGAGCTTTATCCGCACGGCTAAAGATATGCAGCTTGCCCCCAATGATGTGGCACAGCAGCTTGAGAGCCTCCCGCTGCCCCTACCATTGGCTGAGATGGGCGCGGCGATGTACCGCGATTATCAGCGCGCCCTGGCCTACCGCGGGGCGGTCGATTTTGACGATCTGATCCGCCTGGCGCTGATGGCGCTGCACGTGGATGCCGATCTCCTCGCCCGATTGCAATTCCAGTGGCCCTACATTCTCGAAGACGAAGCCCAGGATAGCAGCAAACTTCAACAGGACATTCTGGCGCAATTGGCCGGGCCAGCTATGAATTGGGTGCGCGTCGGGGATCCCAATCAGGCCATCTTCGAAAGCTTCACCACGGCCAATCCGAAATATCTGCGTGAATTTGTCGCCCAGGCCGATACCCGGCGCGATTTGCCCAACTCCGGGCGCTCCACGCAGAGCATCATGGATTTGGCGAATTACTTGATCGACTGGTCGCAGGCCGAACATCCCGTGGAAGCTGTGCGCAACGCCCTGGCAGAGCCGTATATCGAACCGACCCCGGAGGGTGATCCGCAGCCCAATCCGGTGGACCAACCCGAAGCGATTCACCTGGTCGAGAACAAATACAGCGCCGATGCCGAAATCCAGGCCGTGGCCGATTCGCTGGAACGCTGGCTGCCGGAGCATCCTGAGGATACCGTGGCTGTGCTGGTGCCGCGCAATACGCGTGGCTTCTTGCTCAACGATGAGTTACGCAAACGCGGCATTGAGCCAGTGGATAATCTGCTGCGCTCATCCAGTTCCACGCGGCAGACAGCAGGGGCGCTGGGCAATATTCTGGCCTATCTCTCGGACCCCGGCGCGGCGCGCAAGATGGCAACCGTCTACCGGGTGTGGCGGAGGGCAGAACGCGAAGACGCGGATACCTGGGCAATCGTCGAAGCGACGGCCAAAATCCTGCAGGGCTGCGCGCGCGTGGAGGATTTTCTGGCGCCCGCTCCGGGCATGGATTGGCTGGATTCTCTCCGAGATGAACTAGACCCCATAGAACTGGATCAACTTAACGAATTCCGGAGCGTCCTGCGCCATTGGCAGAAAACCATCGAGCTGCCCATTGACCAAATGATCCTGACTCTCTCCCAGGAAATCTTCACTGAACCCAATGATCTGGCGATTGCCCACAAACTGGCCGTGCTGCTACGCCGTCTGCATACAACGAACCCGGAATGGAATCTACCCGAATTGACCGGGGAGTTAGCGGTAATTGCCAAAAATGAGCGCCGCTTCCTGGGCTTCAGCGACGACGATTCGGGCTTTGACCCGGAAAAGTACCGCGGCCGGGTGGTGATTGCGACCGTGCATAAGGCCAAAGGGCTGGAGTGGGATCGGGTGTATTTGATGTCGGTCAATAATTACGATTACCCTTCGGGGATGGCCTATGATAACTATATTTCGGAACGCTGGTTTATCCGTGACAGCCTGAATCTGGAAGCGGAGACGCTGGCGCAGTTGAAAGTGGCCTTTGGCACTGATGCCTACGCGTGGTACGAGGCGAGCGCGCCCACCGAGGCGGCACGCCTGGAATATGTGCGCGAGCGCCTGCGGCTGCTATTTGTGGGCATCACGCGGGCGCGGCGTGAACTGGTTATCACCTGGAATTCAGGACGCAATGGCGAACAGCAAGCGGCAATTCCGCTGGTGGCGCTGCAAGCGTTTTGGGAGCAACAAAATTAA
- a CDS encoding ATP-dependent helicase — protein sequence MTDSKLTSSQLDVIEAPLDARIFLDGPAGSGKTTVGVERLMHLLDSGVPGDEILLLVPQRTLAAPYYEVLQSPQAAPGGSASILTIGGIAKRMVELFWPLVSEQAGFTHPDRPPTFLTLETAQYYMAHLVRPLFSQGLFEGITIERNRLYSQIVDNLNKAALVGFPHIEIGPRLKSAWAGDSGQAHIYEDAQTCANLFREYCLENNLLDFSLQLELFTQHLWPEALCRDYLMNQYRHLIVDNLEEDVPVTFDLLKEWVPVFESTLLIFDLGAGYRRFLGADPQTTSRLSEYCDTRVSFLNSFILSEELSSLGHALSVAILPEQETASDLLPGAQFSIPYSPLPETRYYPQMLNWISDQIEALIEQGTPPGEIVVLAPYLSDSLRFSLVERLDGRGIPTYSHRPSRSLRDEPATQTLLTLAALAHPEWTLLPSAFDLTYALIQSIEGLDLVRARLLTEIVYRKGKLLPFEQIRPEMQERITYKLGLAYDGLRAWLEAYIQGTSEELDHFLSHIFGELLSQTGYGFHSDYDAAEVAANLIESVRKFRWGVGERLEIEGTPLGKEYLEMVKDGVIAAQYLSPWQTEPEDAVFLAPATTFLMRNRSAAYQFWLDIGSRGWHERIRQPLTHPYVLSRRWDLARPWSDLDELEASRQSLHTLVTGLVRRCREGILLGISELGEQGYEHKGQLIKALDRALRNI from the coding sequence ATGACTGATTCCAAACTCACCTCCAGCCAACTCGACGTCATCGAAGCCCCTCTCGATGCGCGCATCTTCCTCGACGGCCCGGCGGGCAGCGGCAAGACCACCGTCGGCGTGGAGCGGTTGATGCACCTGCTCGATTCCGGCGTCCCAGGGGATGAGATTTTGCTGCTCGTACCGCAGCGCACGTTAGCTGCGCCGTACTACGAAGTGCTGCAAAGCCCCCAGGCCGCCCCTGGCGGCAGCGCCAGCATCCTGACCATCGGCGGTATCGCCAAGCGCATGGTGGAACTTTTCTGGCCTTTGGTCAGCGAGCAGGCTGGTTTCACCCACCCCGACCGCCCACCCACTTTTCTCACTCTGGAAACCGCCCAGTATTATATGGCCCATCTCGTGCGGCCGCTGTTCAGCCAGGGCCTTTTCGAGGGGATTACTATCGAGCGCAATCGCCTGTATAGCCAGATCGTTGATAATCTCAACAAAGCCGCGCTGGTCGGCTTCCCACACATCGAGATCGGCCCGCGGCTAAAAAGTGCCTGGGCCGGCGACTCCGGTCAGGCGCATATTTATGAAGATGCGCAAACCTGTGCCAACCTGTTCCGTGAGTATTGTCTGGAAAATAACTTGCTCGATTTTTCGCTGCAACTCGAACTTTTCACACAACATCTTTGGCCCGAAGCGCTGTGCCGTGATTATCTGATGAATCAGTACCGGCATCTAATTGTGGATAATCTGGAAGAAGATGTACCCGTAACATTTGACTTGTTGAAAGAGTGGGTACCCGTTTTCGAGTCGACGCTGCTGATCTTTGACCTGGGGGCTGGCTACCGCCGATTTTTAGGAGCCGATCCCCAAACCACATCCCGGTTAAGCGAGTACTGCGACACACGAGTTTCCTTTCTCAATTCATTCATTCTCAGCGAAGAACTCTCGTCCTTAGGCCATGCTCTCTCAGTGGCAATCCTGCCCGAGCAAGAAACCGCTTCCGACCTGCTTCCCGGCGCGCAATTCTCAATTCCCTATTCCCCGCTCCCTGAAACGCGCTACTATCCCCAAATGCTCAACTGGATCAGCGATCAGATTGAAGCTCTCATCGAGCAGGGCACACCCCCCGGCGAGATTGTGGTGCTGGCTCCCTACCTGAGCGATTCGCTGCGCTTCTCGCTGGTCGAGCGGCTGGACGGGCGCGGCATCCCGACCTATTCACATCGCCCGTCGCGCTCCTTGCGGGATGAGCCCGCCACCCAAACCTTATTGACGCTGGCTGCGCTGGCGCACCCCGAATGGACGTTGCTCCCCTCGGCGTTTGACTTGACCTATGCGCTGATTCAGTCCATCGAAGGCCTGGATTTGGTGCGCGCCCGCTTGCTGACCGAAATCGTCTATCGTAAAGGGAAATTGCTGCCCTTTGAGCAAATCCGCCCCGAGATGCAGGAGCGCATCACCTACAAGCTGGGGTTGGCCTATGATGGCCTGCGCGCCTGGCTGGAGGCTTATATCCAGGGGACGTCTGAAGAGTTAGACCATTTTCTTAGCCACATCTTCGGCGAACTGCTCTCGCAAACGGGCTACGGCTTCCACAGCGATTATGACGCCGCCGAAGTAGCTGCCAACCTGATCGAGTCGGTGCGCAAATTCCGCTGGGGCGTAGGGGAGCGTCTGGAAATTGAAGGCACCCCGCTCGGTAAAGAATATCTCGAAATGGTCAAAGACGGTGTAATTGCGGCGCAATATCTCTCGCCCTGGCAAACCGAACCCGAAGATGCCGTTTTCCTGGCTCCGGCGACCACCTTCCTGATGCGCAACCGCTCCGCTGCCTATCAATTCTGGCTCGACATCGGCTCACGCGGCTGGCACGAGCGCATCCGCCAACCCCTGACACACCCTTACGTGCTCAGTCGTCGGTGGGATTTAGCCCGTCCGTGGAGCGACCTGGATGAACTCGAAGCCAGCCGCCAATCGCTGCATACCCTGGTCACGGGGCTGGTGCGCCGTTGCCGGGAGGGCATCCTCCTGGGCATCAGCGAACTCGGCGAGCAGGGCTATGAGCATAAGGGGCAGTTGATTAAGGCACTGGATCGAGCTTTGCGGAATATTTGA
- a CDS encoding HD domain-containing protein — translation MQSHPSQLRFAKIAEFVRDRLNHMEQNNPSEWHNPRYRWNHTLRVAQYGKQIATEEGADVELVITACLLHDVAHFDPMENHREHGRIGATLSRPLLEELGYNPEEIDNICYAIASHVDGKSDFEHPHTLEAQCLTDADNIDRFGAYRILQWCAPEMDDFGVLAEKLRKRLKQLKKYREADQIMETYTGDRMFKEQVERQIEFFEALIQEYALTQLPKI, via the coding sequence CTCAACCATATGGAGCAAAATAATCCCAGCGAATGGCACAACCCCAGATATCGCTGGAACCATACCCTGCGCGTGGCTCAGTACGGCAAGCAGATCGCTACAGAAGAAGGCGCGGATGTGGAACTGGTCATTACCGCCTGTCTCCTGCATGATGTAGCCCACTTTGACCCAATGGAGAATCACCGCGAGCACGGACGCATCGGCGCAACCCTCAGCCGCCCCTTGCTCGAAGAACTTGGTTACAACCCCGAAGAGATCGACAATATTTGCTACGCCATTGCTTCCCATGTAGATGGCAAATCTGATTTCGAGCATCCACACACCCTCGAAGCACAATGTCTGACCGATGCCGATAATATCGACCGTTTTGGCGCTTACCGCATCCTGCAATGGTGCGCCCCGGAGATGGATGATTTCGGCGTGCTGGCCGAAAAACTGCGCAAACGCCTCAAGCAATTGAAAAAATATCGTGAAGCCGACCAGATCATGGAAACATACACTGGCGACCGGATGTTCAAAGAGCAGGTTGAACGGCAGATCGAATTTTTTGAAGCGCTTATTCAAGAATATGCGCTCACGCAGTTGCCGAAAATTTAA